Proteins from a genomic interval of Oncorhynchus clarkii lewisi isolate Uvic-CL-2024 chromosome 15, UVic_Ocla_1.0, whole genome shotgun sequence:
- the LOC139367131 gene encoding ADP-ribosyl cyclase/cyclic ADP-ribose hydrolase 1 — MTFQKSSSTSSIFHMLILWFVIVLFCTDGLTAGMGTTPNLKHIVIGRCYSYITLVWPNSRYDCEEIWREFEEAVMRKSRCNVKVKDYKRMFHATPQTLTCGKLLFWSKTRELIHSYAAVTRRFWTLEDTLVGYMFNDLIWCGQEEKDRGFDFNSCPDWSTCVHHPVYSLWRQASQNFAAAACGNITVLLNGSIENAFNRKSMFGGVELDSLNPRMVDHVNIKVVANLEGPFIESCTQGSIVDLINVLQTRGFRWTCTDSDLTLMILQCIQNPQQFSCLPCANSLLHRQRPHL; from the exons ATGACCTTTCAGAAGTCTTCGTCGACCTCTAGCATATTCCACATGCTCATATTAT GgtttgtcattgtcctgttttgCACTGATGGTTTGACAGCTGGGATGGGGACGACACCTAACCTGAAACACATTGTGATTGGTCGATGTTACAGCTACATAACACTAGTTTGGCCTAATTCCAG aTATGACTGTGAGGAGATCTGGAGGGAGTTTGAGGAGGCTGTAATGAGGAAGTCTCGCTGTAATGTGAAGGTTAAGGACTACAAAAGGATGTTCCATGCCACACCACAGACTCTGACATGTGGTAAG TTGCTGTTCTGGAGTAAGACCAGGGAGCTGATACACAGCTATGCAGCTGTAACACGTCGTTTCTGGACCCTGGAGGACACGCTGGTGGGATACATGTTCAATGACCTCATCTGGTGCggacaggaagagaaagacagag GCTTTGATTTCAACTCTTGCCCAGACTGGTCAACGTGTGTTCACCATCCTGTCTATTCCTTGTGGAGACAAGCCTCACAAAAC TTTGCTGCAGCGGCATGTGGCAACATCACAGTGCTGCTCAATGGATCCATAGAGAATGCTTTCAACAGGAAAAG CATGTTTGGGGGTGTGGAGCTGGACAGCCTGAACCCCAGAATGGTGGATCATGTCAACATCAAGGTGGTGGCCAACCTGGAGGGACCCTTCAT AGAATCCTGCACTCAGGGTTCCATTGTGGATTTGATCAATGTCCTACAGACCAGAGGGTTCCGCTGGACCTGCACAGACAGTGACCT AACTCTGATGATCCTCCAGTGCATCCAGAACCCTCAACAGTTCTCCTGCCTGCCCTGTGCTAACAGCCTACTGCACAGACAGAGGCCACATCTATAG
- the LOC139367132 gene encoding E3 ubiquitin-protein ligase TRIM47-like isoform X1, with amino-acid sequence MAEACISVSLDEFSCSICLDLLNDPVTIPCGHSYCKVCVKSHWDQDDQKLIYSCPQCRQTFTPRPVLSRNNMLTELVGKLKKTGQEVSPSLPYAGPGDVPCDICTGKQHRAVKSCLVCLASYCETHIQLHYESTALKKHSLCKASTQLKERICPHHGKLLEVYCCTDQQCICYQCAIDQHRGHETVVAPAERAKKQEQVRKVQRECQQKIKKRETVMLDLQNMMGSVKCSAQEAVVDSERTFTELIRFIERRSSEVREMIKAKERDIVSETEGLLDTLEKDNVELRKIDANIILLTQTEDHIHFLQSCKSLFAPLGFEDIPRIPVGHEVYFQKVKMSTSTLKEKLEDVCSEELGKVSKADITGNLGSEDSVEQNLGLKETMQAEDPQMQKLFVPMGHVLDRLTPKNFRELMVVVTELTIDTEDKLKGIIDLIYERAIAHPACSVVYANLCRCLMGLKVPTSCNPRVTLNFRKLLLDRCQSEFENNTSELFGGKQKELDTTTKLVKLVQTFQGEVSLRLEEEPEEAKAMWCRRSLGNIRFICELFQLKILTEAIMHDCIVKLAKDGDDNSLECLCIMLPTIGKGSEKARPRLDQYYNAIVTIVKNKTTSPRIRYMLQDVLDLRKLYL; translated from the exons ATGGCAGAGGCCTGTATTTCAGTGTCCCTGGATGAGTTTAGTTGCTCAATCTGTCTGGATTTACTGAATGATCCGGTGACTATTCCATGTGGACACAGCTACTGTAAAGTTTGTGTTAAGAGTCACTGGGATCAGGATGATCAAAAGCTTATCTACAGCTGCCCTCAATGCAGACAGACCTTTACCCCAAGGCCTGTCCTGAGCAGAAACAACATGCTAACTGAACTAGTGGGGAAACTGAAGAAAACAGGACAAGAAGTTTCCCCTTCTCTGCCGTATGCTGGACCTGGAGATGTGCCATGTGACATCTGTACTGGTAAACAACACAGAGCAGTGAAGTCCTGTTTGGTGTGTCTGGCCTCGTACTGCGAGACTCACATTCAGCTCCACTATGAGTCAACAGCGTTGAAGAAACATAGTCTGTGTAAAGCCTCCACGCAACTAAAGGAGAGGATCTGCCCTCACCATGGCAAACTGTTGGAGGTCTACTGCTGCACTGATCAACAATGCATTTGTTATCAGTGTGCTATAGATCAACACAGAGGTCATGAAACTGTTGTAGCTCCTGCTGAAAGGGCAAAGAAACAG GAACAGGTGAGGAAGGTACAAAGGGAATGTCAGCAGAAAATCAAGAAGAGGGAAACTGTGATGCTGGACCTGCAAAACATGATGGGTTCTGTCAAG TGCTCTGCACAGGAAGCTGTGGTGGACAGTGAGAGGACCTTCACTGAGCTGATCCGCTTCATTGAGAGAAGAAGCTCTGAGGTGAGAGAGATGATCAAAGCTAAGGAGAGGGATATAGTGAGCGAGACTGAAGGACTTCTAGATACACTGGAGAAGGACAATGTTGAACTGAGGAAGATTGATGCCAACATTATACTGCTGACACAGACAGAGGATCACATCCATTTCCTCCAG AGCTGCAAGTCTCTGTTCGCCCCCCTTGGATTTGAAGACATACCTAGGATTCCTGTTGGTCATGAAGTATATTTTCAGAAAGTTAAGATGTCCACCTCTACACTGAAAGAAAAACTAGAGGATGTCTGCTCAGAGGAACTGGGGAAGGTCTCTAAAGCAG ATATAACTGGCAATCTTGGCAGCGAGGATTCAGTAGAACAGAACCTG GGCTTGAAGGAAACCATGCAAGCTGAAGATCCACAGATGCAGAAGCTGTTTGTCCCTATGGGTCACGTCCTGGACAGGCTGACTCCTAAGAACTTCAGGGAGTTGATGGTGGTAGTGACTGAGCTCACCATTGACACAGAAGACAAGCTGAAGGGCATCATTGACCTCATATATGAGAGGGCCATTGCACACCCTGCCTGCTCTGTGGTCTACGCCAACTTGTGCCGCTGCCTAATGGGG CTCAAAGTGCCAACGTCATGTAATCCGAGAGTGACTTTGAATTTCCGTAAATTACTGCTGGATCGATGCCAGTCTGAGTTTGAGAATAATACATCTGAGCTCTTTGGAGGAAAGCAGAAGGAGCTGGACACCACCACCAAG CTTGTGAAGCTTGTCCAAACCTTCCAGGGGGAGGTCAGCCTGCGActggaggaggagccagaggaggcCAAGGCCATGTGGTGCAGACGGTCTCTAGGCAACATCAGATTCATTTGCGAGTTGTTCCAGTTGAAGATACTTACAGAAGCCATTATGCACGATTGCATCGTAAAGCTTGCAAAGGACGGCGACGATAACTCTCTGGAGTGTCTGTGCATAATGCTCCCCACCATCGGCAAGGGCTCAGAGAAGGCCAGG CCCAGATTGGATCAGTACTACAACGCGATTGTGACGATTGTGAAGAATAAGACAACCTCCCCCAGAATCCGCTATATGCTGCAGGATGTGCTGGACCTCCGAAAG CTTTATCTGTAG
- the LOC139367132 gene encoding E3 ubiquitin-protein ligase TRIM47-like isoform X2, whose translation MAEACISVSLDEFSCSICLDLLNDPVTIPCGHSYCKVCVKSHWDQDDQKLIYSCPQCRQTFTPRPVLSRNNMLTELVGKLKKTGQEVSPSLPYAGPGDVPCDICTGKQHRAVKSCLVCLASYCETHIQLHYESTALKKHSLCKASTQLKERICPHHGKLLEVYCCTDQQCICYQCAIDQHRGHETVVAPAERAKKQEQVRKVQRECQQKIKKRETVMLDLQNMMGSVKCSAQEAVVDSERTFTELIRFIERRSSEVREMIKAKERDIVSETEGLLDTLEKDNVELRKIDANIILLTQTEDHIHFLQSCKSLFAPLGFEDIPRIPVGHEVYFQKVKMSTSTLKEKLEDVCSEELGKVSKADITGNLGSEDSVEQNLGLKETMQAEDPQMQKLFVPMGHVLDRLTPKNFRELMVVVTELTIDTEDKLKGIIDLIYERAIAHPACSVVYANLCRCLMGLKVPTSCNPRVTLNFRKLLLDRCQSEFENNTSELFGGKQKELDTTTKGEVSLRLEEEPEEAKAMWCRRSLGNIRFICELFQLKILTEAIMHDCIVKLAKDGDDNSLECLCIMLPTIGKGSEKARPRLDQYYNAIVTIVKNKTTSPRIRYMLQDVLDLRKLYL comes from the exons ATGGCAGAGGCCTGTATTTCAGTGTCCCTGGATGAGTTTAGTTGCTCAATCTGTCTGGATTTACTGAATGATCCGGTGACTATTCCATGTGGACACAGCTACTGTAAAGTTTGTGTTAAGAGTCACTGGGATCAGGATGATCAAAAGCTTATCTACAGCTGCCCTCAATGCAGACAGACCTTTACCCCAAGGCCTGTCCTGAGCAGAAACAACATGCTAACTGAACTAGTGGGGAAACTGAAGAAAACAGGACAAGAAGTTTCCCCTTCTCTGCCGTATGCTGGACCTGGAGATGTGCCATGTGACATCTGTACTGGTAAACAACACAGAGCAGTGAAGTCCTGTTTGGTGTGTCTGGCCTCGTACTGCGAGACTCACATTCAGCTCCACTATGAGTCAACAGCGTTGAAGAAACATAGTCTGTGTAAAGCCTCCACGCAACTAAAGGAGAGGATCTGCCCTCACCATGGCAAACTGTTGGAGGTCTACTGCTGCACTGATCAACAATGCATTTGTTATCAGTGTGCTATAGATCAACACAGAGGTCATGAAACTGTTGTAGCTCCTGCTGAAAGGGCAAAGAAACAG GAACAGGTGAGGAAGGTACAAAGGGAATGTCAGCAGAAAATCAAGAAGAGGGAAACTGTGATGCTGGACCTGCAAAACATGATGGGTTCTGTCAAG TGCTCTGCACAGGAAGCTGTGGTGGACAGTGAGAGGACCTTCACTGAGCTGATCCGCTTCATTGAGAGAAGAAGCTCTGAGGTGAGAGAGATGATCAAAGCTAAGGAGAGGGATATAGTGAGCGAGACTGAAGGACTTCTAGATACACTGGAGAAGGACAATGTTGAACTGAGGAAGATTGATGCCAACATTATACTGCTGACACAGACAGAGGATCACATCCATTTCCTCCAG AGCTGCAAGTCTCTGTTCGCCCCCCTTGGATTTGAAGACATACCTAGGATTCCTGTTGGTCATGAAGTATATTTTCAGAAAGTTAAGATGTCCACCTCTACACTGAAAGAAAAACTAGAGGATGTCTGCTCAGAGGAACTGGGGAAGGTCTCTAAAGCAG ATATAACTGGCAATCTTGGCAGCGAGGATTCAGTAGAACAGAACCTG GGCTTGAAGGAAACCATGCAAGCTGAAGATCCACAGATGCAGAAGCTGTTTGTCCCTATGGGTCACGTCCTGGACAGGCTGACTCCTAAGAACTTCAGGGAGTTGATGGTGGTAGTGACTGAGCTCACCATTGACACAGAAGACAAGCTGAAGGGCATCATTGACCTCATATATGAGAGGGCCATTGCACACCCTGCCTGCTCTGTGGTCTACGCCAACTTGTGCCGCTGCCTAATGGGG CTCAAAGTGCCAACGTCATGTAATCCGAGAGTGACTTTGAATTTCCGTAAATTACTGCTGGATCGATGCCAGTCTGAGTTTGAGAATAATACATCTGAGCTCTTTGGAGGAAAGCAGAAGGAGCTGGACACCACCACCAAG GGGGAGGTCAGCCTGCGActggaggaggagccagaggaggcCAAGGCCATGTGGTGCAGACGGTCTCTAGGCAACATCAGATTCATTTGCGAGTTGTTCCAGTTGAAGATACTTACAGAAGCCATTATGCACGATTGCATCGTAAAGCTTGCAAAGGACGGCGACGATAACTCTCTGGAGTGTCTGTGCATAATGCTCCCCACCATCGGCAAGGGCTCAGAGAAGGCCAGG CCCAGATTGGATCAGTACTACAACGCGATTGTGACGATTGTGAAGAATAAGACAACCTCCCCCAGAATCCGCTATATGCTGCAGGATGTGCTGGACCTCCGAAAG CTTTATCTGTAG